In Leishmania mexicana MHOM/GT/2001/U1103 complete genome, chromosome 17, the following proteins share a genomic window:
- a CDS encoding histone H2B produces the protein MASSRKASHVRKSHRKPKRTWNVYVGRSLKAINSQMSMSHRTMKIVNSYVNDVMERICTEAASIVRANKKLTLGAREVQTAVRIVLPAELAKHAMAEGTKAVSKISH, from the coding sequence TCCCACGTGCGTAAGTCGCACCGCAAGCCGAAGCGCACGTGGAACGTGTACGTGGGCCGCTCGCTGAAGGCGATCAACTCCCAGATGTCGATGTCGCACCGCACGATGAAGATCGTGAATTCGTACGTGAACGACGTGATGGAGCGCATCTGCACCGAGGCCGCGTCGATTGTTCGCGCGAACAAGAAGCTCACCCTGGGTGCGCGCGAGGTgcagacggcggtgcgcatTGTGCTGCCGGCGGAGCTCGCGAAGCACGCCATGGCTGAGGGCACAAAGGCCGTGTCGAAAATATCTCACTAG